A genomic region of Runella rosea contains the following coding sequences:
- a CDS encoding DUF499 domain-containing protein, giving the protein MNITQLQRENLTKALVVFIEAFRPYIVSVLLQEYGETWPAEYANTVLLPDQRTKWNEGLRSGSTAMGLLDYPHFKHFAIKYKHLIRSDFEKKTGDLPNWLGEIYETRNRIAHYNEQIETDEATKTWIHMRTIARILKMTELEEELKKLEESTGSEPKPEPKVTEALPSGSQAWFRVVQPHFDIRLGRLDESVFAANLAEVALGNGREVYKDASTFFSKTYFTAGLKNIAKTVLKGLNGKEDAENRVISLQTGFGGGKTHTLISLFHLCKGGKSVIESPYTEELLRYTGIPEFDSANIAVFTNTTNDAANGRKTADGVHIQTIWGELAYQLGGKEAYEIVRKNDEQLIAPAGLFKSVLEKCKPALILVDELADYCVKASARKAGSSSLADQTISFMQELTEAVAGTNHCVAVITLPASPQEVGNTPEAQAILNSLQKRVSRVGADTQPVADDEIFEVIRRRLFENIGDPRTIEAVVSNYLGLYQQYWTELPSHAAKSEYKQRMLKAYPFHPELIDIFRVRWASHHDFQRTRGVLRLLASIVSDLWQRQHSLAGANRLIHSGVVNFATLDSMSGQLKKLYGNGYDAVITADVAGAASNAFKIDSTKREYGQWDLTQSISSVILMSSFGSDGANKGVSVAELKLHLLNPDGFNHNNINGALNELEGVAHYLYYAQTGGAGKRYWFHTKPNINILINQAKGDIKDHDVTAEILKRIDDKRKNVQFFNVLVNPPEDIPEQTRPTLIILGPHHVANPTQVNGQTKPLIERIATKKGNSERIYRNTMLFLLCSEAGIGKLHSCVREYLACQKINQEYQNQLERDQKDDLRRRMDEASKQTETALVVAYSIVVKYAVKSGVDKIVIKQFKESLDSQINQTIIAELKEQEWLLESVGLGTLRTNQLLPTPEHSVKVKDIYEAFIRFDDKPMVTGKDAVSRSIQKYCSNGEYCIATGDGSSFTRYFFQESIPFFDVDDITYWLVDKSLKPQPLAPVPVNIPDSGNVTTPISIVNEPFVSPQAIGDTEIIKQLKSIIISGKVPLERYTELFNYFITPFAMNGNKIEIEVKFKIKSSESNPIDESKPQYKSAKEAAKQLGLNFEEE; this is encoded by the coding sequence ATGAATATTACTCAACTCCAACGAGAAAACTTAACCAAAGCCTTGGTGGTCTTTATTGAGGCTTTTCGTCCCTATATTGTATCGGTTCTCCTTCAGGAATACGGCGAAACTTGGCCCGCCGAATACGCCAATACCGTACTGCTTCCCGACCAACGAACCAAATGGAACGAAGGCTTGCGCAGCGGAAGCACGGCCATGGGCTTGTTGGATTATCCTCATTTCAAGCATTTTGCCATTAAATACAAACATTTAATTCGGTCCGACTTCGAGAAAAAAACGGGTGATTTACCCAACTGGCTGGGTGAGATTTATGAAACCCGTAACCGAATCGCCCATTACAATGAGCAAATCGAAACCGACGAAGCTACCAAGACGTGGATTCACATGCGAACCATCGCCCGAATCCTGAAAATGACTGAACTGGAAGAGGAGCTTAAAAAACTGGAAGAAAGTACCGGTTCGGAACCCAAACCGGAACCAAAAGTGACCGAAGCCCTTCCCTCCGGCTCCCAAGCATGGTTCAGGGTAGTACAACCTCACTTTGACATCCGTTTGGGTCGTTTGGACGAGTCCGTTTTCGCGGCCAACTTGGCTGAAGTAGCACTTGGGAATGGTCGTGAGGTATACAAAGATGCGTCTACTTTCTTCTCAAAAACCTACTTTACGGCAGGTCTCAAGAACATAGCCAAAACCGTACTGAAAGGGTTAAACGGCAAAGAAGACGCCGAAAATAGGGTAATATCGCTTCAAACCGGATTTGGTGGCGGTAAAACCCACACGCTCATTTCGTTATTCCATTTGTGCAAAGGAGGTAAATCGGTCATTGAATCCCCCTATACTGAAGAACTCCTTCGCTATACCGGCATCCCCGAATTTGACTCGGCCAATATTGCGGTTTTTACCAACACCACTAACGACGCAGCCAACGGTCGAAAAACGGCCGATGGAGTTCATATTCAAACCATTTGGGGCGAACTAGCCTATCAATTGGGCGGAAAAGAAGCTTATGAAATTGTCCGAAAAAATGACGAACAACTCATTGCTCCCGCCGGACTGTTTAAGTCGGTACTTGAAAAATGCAAACCTGCGCTGATTTTAGTCGATGAGTTAGCCGATTATTGCGTAAAAGCCTCCGCCCGCAAAGCAGGAAGCAGCAGTCTGGCCGATCAAACTATCAGCTTTATGCAGGAGCTTACGGAAGCCGTGGCCGGTACCAATCACTGTGTAGCGGTCATTACGCTGCCGGCAAGCCCGCAGGAAGTAGGCAACACCCCCGAGGCCCAAGCGATATTGAACAGTTTACAAAAACGGGTAAGCCGGGTCGGAGCCGATACGCAACCCGTAGCGGATGATGAGATATTTGAAGTGATCCGACGCCGATTATTTGAAAATATAGGCGACCCCCGCACCATTGAAGCCGTAGTATCCAATTACTTAGGTCTGTACCAGCAATATTGGACCGAGCTTCCTTCACACGCTGCCAAATCAGAATACAAACAGCGGATGCTGAAAGCCTATCCATTTCATCCGGAGTTGATTGATATTTTCCGGGTACGATGGGCAAGTCACCATGATTTTCAGCGTACCAGAGGGGTGCTGCGTCTTTTGGCCTCTATTGTCAGCGATTTATGGCAACGACAGCATTCTTTAGCGGGTGCCAACCGTCTTATCCATTCAGGCGTAGTCAACTTTGCTACCTTGGATTCCATGAGCGGACAACTCAAAAAGCTCTACGGAAACGGCTACGATGCCGTAATTACAGCCGATGTAGCCGGTGCCGCTTCCAATGCGTTCAAAATAGACAGTACCAAGCGGGAGTACGGACAATGGGATTTAACGCAATCTATTTCGTCGGTCATATTGATGTCTTCTTTTGGCAGCGATGGAGCCAACAAAGGGGTTTCGGTGGCCGAACTGAAACTTCACTTATTGAACCCCGATGGATTCAATCATAACAATATCAACGGAGCCTTAAACGAATTGGAAGGCGTAGCCCATTACTTATACTATGCCCAAACCGGCGGTGCAGGTAAGCGGTATTGGTTCCACACCAAACCCAACATTAACATTCTGATCAATCAAGCCAAGGGAGATATAAAGGACCACGATGTAACGGCTGAAATCCTGAAACGTATCGACGATAAAAGGAAGAATGTTCAGTTTTTCAATGTGCTGGTCAATCCGCCTGAGGACATACCTGAACAAACCAGACCTACGCTGATTATTTTGGGGCCTCACCACGTAGCAAATCCAACCCAAGTCAATGGTCAAACCAAACCATTGATTGAGCGAATTGCGACAAAAAAAGGTAACAGCGAAAGGATTTACAGAAATACGATGCTGTTTTTGTTGTGCTCAGAAGCAGGAATCGGCAAATTACACTCTTGTGTCAGGGAGTATCTAGCGTGTCAGAAAATAAACCAGGAATACCAAAACCAGCTGGAACGCGATCAAAAAGACGATCTCCGAAGACGAATGGATGAAGCTTCCAAACAAACCGAAACTGCATTGGTGGTAGCCTATTCGATTGTGGTGAAATACGCAGTGAAGAGCGGAGTTGATAAAATTGTCATTAAGCAATTCAAAGAAAGCCTTGACAGTCAAATTAATCAAACGATCATTGCTGAATTAAAAGAACAGGAATGGCTTTTGGAATCGGTAGGGTTAGGAACCCTGCGAACGAATCAATTACTGCCAACTCCGGAGCATTCGGTTAAAGTCAAAGACATATATGAAGCCTTCATTCGATTTGATGACAAGCCCATGGTTACGGGTAAAGATGCGGTATCAAGAAGTATTCAGAAATACTGTTCTAACGGGGAATACTGCATAGCCACCGGCGATGGGTCAAGTTTTACCCGATACTTTTTTCAGGAAAGTATTCCATTTTTTGATGTGGATGATATTACCTATTGGTTAGTTGATAAGAGCTTAAAACCTCAGCCACTAGCTCCCGTCCCTGTCAACATCCCTGATTCAGGGAATGTTACAACGCCTATATCCATCGTTAATGAGCCTTTTGTTTCACCTCAGGCAATTGGTGACACAGAAATCATTAAACAGCTCAAATCAATCATTATTTCTGGCAAAGTTCCTTTAGAGCGCTATACTGAATTGTTTAATTACTTCATCACTCCATTCGCAATGAATGGCAACAAGATTGAAATAGAAGTAAAATTCAAAATCAAATCATCTGAGAGTAACCCCATTGACGAAAGTAAGCCACAGTACAAATCAGCTAAGGAAGCGGCAAAGCAGCTGGGGTTGAATTTTGAGGAGGAATAG
- a CDS encoding DUF262 domain-containing protein, giving the protein MEGWNLTDKQLPYNPGDVDIRQQTFIVGDILWKIKYNEVELWREDVYQRRSNAWTLTQRSRLIESLIMRIPLPIFYFDGSESPWKIIDGLHRLTTLYTFIEEDQWELKDLEFLTEYEGFKYSELPFRYQRAIQQSTIEAYIINPGTPKQVKFNIFQRINTGGTSLSRQEIRNAYYGGLATDFINELSKAPEFLNATNYKISTHRMKDKEWVLRFVAFYKFIELYAPPLEKFLDKTMEIIPNFDHELSVIKSDFIKSMNLCGELFGDTAFYTLNVKGEKLGSNVNIALFETWSVNLAKLSDCEAKNVLSNKSLIVFDFIKLLQDIDFYKSISASTSGKKAVITRFMSIESLIKQYK; this is encoded by the coding sequence ATGGAAGGCTGGAATTTAACGGACAAACAACTGCCTTATAACCCCGGCGATGTTGATATAAGACAACAAACTTTTATTGTGGGTGACATACTTTGGAAGATTAAGTATAACGAAGTAGAGCTTTGGAGGGAAGACGTATACCAACGAAGAAGTAATGCTTGGACTCTAACCCAAAGAAGCAGACTTATTGAGTCATTAATTATGCGCATACCGCTCCCTATATTTTATTTTGATGGTAGTGAAAGTCCTTGGAAAATCATTGATGGTTTACATCGCCTTACAACTCTATACACTTTCATTGAAGAAGACCAATGGGAGTTGAAAGATTTAGAGTTTTTGACTGAATATGAAGGATTTAAGTATTCTGAATTGCCATTTCGTTATCAAAGAGCGATACAACAGTCAACTATTGAAGCATATATTATTAATCCGGGTACTCCAAAACAAGTCAAGTTCAATATTTTTCAAAGGATAAATACAGGAGGAACCTCGCTGAGTCGACAAGAAATTAGAAATGCTTATTATGGCGGATTAGCCACAGACTTTATTAATGAATTATCAAAAGCCCCTGAGTTTTTAAATGCTACTAATTACAAAATATCAACCCATAGAATGAAAGATAAAGAATGGGTTTTGCGTTTTGTGGCATTTTATAAATTTATTGAATTATATGCTCCACCTTTAGAAAAGTTTCTTGATAAAACAATGGAGATAATTCCCAATTTTGATCATGAATTGTCTGTAATTAAAAGTGACTTTATAAAAAGCATGAATTTATGTGGAGAACTTTTTGGAGATACAGCATTTTACACTTTAAATGTAAAAGGGGAAAAACTGGGCTCTAATGTGAATATTGCTTTATTTGAAACGTGGAGTGTAAACTTAGCAAAGTTAAGCGACTGTGAAGCAAAAAATGTCTTATCCAATAAGAGTTTAATAGTTTTTGATTTTATCAAATTACTTCAAGATATTGATTTTTATAAATCCATATCTGCGAGCACATCCGGTAAAAAAGCGGTAATAACTCGGTTTATGTCAATTGAAAGCTTAATAAAACAATATAAATAA
- a CDS encoding DEAD/DEAH box helicase: protein MLSNSLKYSKGQRVSLSKNLTKKGYIDNVSDFYAGYQYYDILWDDGSLEVLAEHEIQEEIKISTSWDLLSNNSLGDFRDFSIANTLYKVKNTTTNTISSLKSSRTIFKAYQYKPLIKFLKSDLKRILIADEVGLGKTIEAGHIMLELAARGNLNNALIICTNSLCDKWKTELQEKFNFTLKKYLNSNELIQDIQNDINAARKTIFGVINYEKCRQEELQNIIAENNYKFDLLICDEAHKIRNSDTAQHKGVAKIVDNSEAVIFLTATPIMTELRNLYNLIRILDKEGYSNYGVFNNAINQNRPFIKALTKLNSNSPLNEIATELNNSLVVSEMSVDDQIYFTQQSTINEIYQNDKLYQRAIKNMIDGENSTENRIKIQQDLVELNSLNHLYSRTRKKDVMNDNEVVKRNPKTITITLTSDETLIYNSVINEYDEHNIGLIQRKRQIASCIITYLTSTEDLKKGNYTTTLTDSKFDGLKSIIREVVINNNKKLIIFAFFTNTLLYLKIKLKELNIETEIIYGAITDRTERIERFQYNENIKILLSSEVGSEGLDFQFCDAIVNYDLPWNPMVIEQRIGRIDRVGQQSPIINIYNLILKDTIEERIYSKLYTRINLFRESLGDLEEILGENEPLGELITKGIESLYKTKLSLIEQNNELERLSRAIENNKQTLENVRSELADAFANDFHFQNEIDLIEKNNRYLTKEEIIKYIENILRIELSSIKLKNEDPNISILELPSNNTSILIDFIEQYKDSSSKNPELENLYRKFKNQYIKSREITITFDQLYAFKHKKIEYISAFHPFINAITNYFSQQKYNQNLAYKIAINTNKISPKFDINSGFYIFTVYKISVLKNSGNGKINTIHYLKSSLADLNKEESIEILDENISDYIYGILQLNCEQLYDDNVKLNTEIVQAIRPSIMMEIKNREKDIRDDEEIKFFSSIKRRTEQELKYINSRINRISEMIINNNGIEAILIKEKKNFLQKQIDLEKINTNARIEVSHSIISINLLKII from the coding sequence ATGCTCTCAAACAGCCTTAAATATAGCAAGGGACAAAGAGTTTCATTAAGCAAAAATCTAACAAAGAAAGGATACATTGATAATGTATCAGACTTCTATGCGGGCTATCAATACTATGATATTCTATGGGATGATGGTTCACTAGAAGTTCTGGCTGAGCATGAGATACAAGAAGAAATAAAAATTTCTACTTCATGGGATCTCTTATCAAATAATTCTTTGGGCGACTTTCGTGATTTTTCAATTGCAAATACTCTATATAAAGTAAAAAATACGACTACAAATACAATCTCCAGTCTAAAGTCATCACGTACTATATTCAAAGCTTATCAGTATAAGCCTTTAATTAAATTTTTAAAATCTGATTTAAAGAGAATATTAATTGCAGATGAGGTTGGATTAGGAAAGACAATTGAAGCAGGCCATATAATGCTTGAATTAGCAGCGAGGGGAAATTTAAATAACGCACTAATAATTTGTACAAACTCACTCTGTGATAAATGGAAAACTGAACTTCAAGAAAAATTTAATTTTACATTAAAAAAATATTTAAATTCAAATGAGCTTATACAAGACATCCAGAATGATATAAATGCAGCAAGAAAAACCATCTTTGGAGTTATTAATTATGAAAAATGTCGACAAGAGGAACTGCAAAATATAATAGCAGAAAATAATTACAAATTTGATTTACTTATTTGTGATGAAGCGCATAAAATTCGCAATAGTGATACAGCTCAACATAAAGGAGTAGCAAAAATAGTAGACAATTCAGAGGCGGTAATTTTCCTTACTGCAACACCTATAATGACAGAGCTTAGGAACCTCTATAACCTTATTCGAATACTTGATAAAGAAGGATATAGTAATTATGGTGTTTTTAATAATGCTATAAATCAAAATCGGCCATTTATCAAAGCACTTACTAAACTAAACTCAAACTCACCTCTAAATGAAATTGCGACAGAACTAAACAATTCATTGGTGGTTTCTGAAATGAGTGTAGACGATCAGATTTATTTCACCCAACAGTCTACGATAAATGAAATTTATCAAAATGACAAATTATATCAACGGGCAATAAAAAATATGATTGACGGAGAAAATTCCACAGAAAATCGAATTAAAATACAGCAAGACCTCGTTGAATTAAATTCATTAAATCATTTATATAGTCGTACAAGGAAAAAGGACGTTATGAATGATAACGAAGTTGTTAAGCGTAATCCAAAAACAATTACAATCACTCTAACTTCCGACGAAACACTGATTTACAACTCTGTAATCAATGAATACGATGAACATAATATAGGTTTAATACAGCGAAAAAGACAAATAGCAAGTTGTATAATTACATATTTGACTAGTACAGAAGATTTAAAAAAAGGTAATTATACTACCACTTTAACGGATAGTAAATTTGATGGACTTAAAAGTATTATCAGAGAAGTAGTAATAAATAATAATAAAAAACTTATAATATTCGCTTTTTTCACTAATACACTATTGTATCTTAAAATCAAACTAAAAGAGTTAAATATTGAAACTGAAATAATTTATGGCGCTATTACAGATAGAACCGAACGTATCGAAAGATTTCAATACAACGAAAATATAAAGATTTTACTTTCCTCCGAAGTAGGGAGTGAAGGTCTTGACTTCCAATTTTGTGATGCAATAGTTAACTATGATTTACCATGGAATCCAATGGTTATTGAACAACGAATTGGCCGCATTGATAGAGTTGGACAGCAATCACCCATAATTAATATATATAATTTAATTTTAAAAGACACAATTGAGGAACGAATTTATTCAAAACTATATACACGAATCAATCTTTTTCGAGAATCGTTAGGAGATTTAGAAGAAATATTAGGGGAAAATGAGCCCCTTGGAGAACTTATTACCAAAGGTATAGAATCTCTCTATAAAACTAAATTAAGTTTAATTGAACAAAATAATGAATTAGAGCGATTAAGTAGAGCAATCGAAAACAATAAACAAACATTAGAAAATGTAAGAAGTGAGCTTGCAGACGCCTTTGCAAATGATTTCCATTTCCAAAATGAAATAGACTTAATTGAAAAAAATAACAGATACTTAACAAAAGAAGAAATAATTAAATATATTGAAAATATTTTGCGAATAGAATTAAGTTCTATTAAATTAAAAAACGAAGATCCCAATATTTCAATTCTTGAACTTCCATCAAATAATACATCAATACTTATTGATTTTATTGAACAATATAAAGACTCCTCTAGCAAGAACCCTGAGTTGGAAAATTTATATAGAAAATTTAAAAATCAATATATAAAATCAAGAGAGATTACAATTACTTTCGATCAATTATATGCTTTTAAACACAAAAAAATCGAATATATATCCGCATTCCACCCCTTTATTAATGCAATAACTAATTATTTTTCTCAACAAAAATATAATCAAAATTTGGCTTATAAAATTGCCATAAATACAAATAAAATATCCCCCAAATTTGATATTAATAGTGGGTTCTATATTTTTACAGTTTATAAGATAAGTGTCTTGAAGAATTCTGGAAATGGCAAAATAAATACCATACATTATTTAAAGTCATCGTTAGCCGATTTAAACAAAGAAGAGTCTATAGAAATATTAGATGAAAATATAAGCGACTACATTTATGGTATTTTACAATTAAATTGTGAGCAGCTATATGATGATAATGTTAAACTAAACACTGAAATTGTTCAAGCCATCAGACCTTCTATAATGATGGAAATAAAAAACAGAGAAAAAGACATTAGAGATGATGAAGAAATAAAGTTTTTCTCATCTATTAAACGTCGAACAGAACAAGAGCTTAAATATATCAATAGTCGTATTAATAGGATTAGTGAAATGATTATAAATAACAATGGTATTGAAGCCATCCTCATTAAAGAAAAAAAGAATTTCCTTCAAAAACAGATAGACTTGGAAAAAATTAATACTAATGCAAGAATTGAGGTTTCACATTCTATTATCTCTATCAATTTATTAAAAATAATATGA
- a CDS encoding DUF3696 domain-containing protein produces MLTDLRLFQFKKFKDESIELFPLTLLTGINGMGKSSVIQALLVLRQSFDRGELQNNRNLVIEDKELTNLISPDDMLNADAESTDVSITIEDDNIGSATWKVRAEGKSNTLPLVDNVQNEMYVISLFSTTFQYLKAERIGPRATYDRLTVTRRHSPIGYSGEFVANRILEAANQLEEVQLEKVKIEGQSSKVYDLLSYWMSEILYPDSKVVLGSSDASKIDLEYTFKNQPTKKFNPLNIGFGFSYVLPVILAILTSKPGSLLLVENPEAHLHPRGQSRMGHLLALAAESGLQIIVETHSDHLLNGIRVAIKQKKLGSNKTQIHFFTEEFKDTNKQSFAIEEDGSLERWPKGFFDEWDNMLTELLKDS; encoded by the coding sequence ATGCTCACTGATTTAAGATTGTTTCAATTTAAGAAATTTAAGGATGAGTCCATAGAGTTATTCCCTCTAACACTTTTAACAGGGATTAACGGCATGGGAAAATCATCTGTGATACAAGCATTGCTGGTACTTAGACAGAGTTTTGACAGGGGTGAACTTCAAAACAACAGGAACTTGGTTATAGAGGACAAAGAACTTACGAACTTAATTAGTCCTGATGACATGCTTAATGCAGACGCTGAGAGTACTGACGTAAGTATTACAATCGAAGATGATAACATAGGGAGTGCCACTTGGAAAGTCAGAGCGGAAGGCAAATCAAACACTTTACCTCTAGTAGATAATGTTCAAAATGAGATGTATGTTATTTCTCTCTTCTCCACTACATTTCAATACTTAAAAGCAGAGCGTATCGGTCCCCGGGCAACTTATGATAGACTGACTGTTACTCGGCGGCATAGTCCTATTGGTTACAGTGGCGAATTCGTGGCTAATAGGATCTTAGAAGCAGCAAACCAATTGGAAGAAGTACAGCTTGAAAAAGTCAAGATTGAAGGCCAAAGTTCAAAAGTATATGATTTGTTATCATATTGGATGAGTGAAATCCTTTATCCTGACTCTAAAGTAGTTTTGGGAAGTAGCGACGCTTCCAAAATTGATTTAGAATATACTTTTAAAAATCAGCCAACCAAAAAATTTAATCCCTTAAACATCGGATTTGGCTTTTCTTACGTATTACCCGTAATTCTGGCGATACTTACTTCAAAGCCAGGATCACTTCTACTTGTTGAAAACCCCGAAGCCCATTTGCATCCGAGAGGGCAATCAAGAATGGGGCATTTGTTAGCATTGGCTGCTGAAAGTGGTTTACAAATAATCGTAGAAACACATAGCGACCATTTATTGAATGGAATTAGAGTTGCTATTAAGCAAAAAAAATTAGGTTCTAACAAAACACAGATTCATTTCTTTACGGAGGAGTTTAAGGATACAAATAAACAGTCTTTTGCCATAGAAGAAGATGGAAGCCTCGAACGCTGGCCTAAAGGTTTTTTTGATGAATGGGATAACATGTTAACAGAACTGTTAAAAGATTCGTAA